TTGCCTTTGCTACCTCCACCAGTGAGGCGGCCCTTCCGCGAGCTATGGAGGCGATGGAGGCACTGGGGGTTCCGCGCCGGATTGTCGCGTTCGTCATTCCAGCGGGCTACAGTTTCAACCTGGACGGTTCCACGTTGTATCTTGCGGTTGCCAGCATCTTTGTAGCGCAGGCAGCTGGAGTTCATCTGTCGCTTGGCCAGCAACTTCTGATGATGGTGACTCTTATGCTGACCAGCAAAGGAGTTGCTGGCGTTCCGCGCGCAATGTTGGTCGTTCTGCTCGCGACTGCGGCAACCTTCCGCCTTCCCACCGAGCCAATCTTCGTTATTCTCGGCATCGACGCGTTGGCTGACATGGCGCGCACGACCGTCAATGTTGTTGGTAACTGCCTTGCCAGTGTCGTGGTCGCCAAGTGGGAGGGGGAGTTTGGCGCTGAGCCGATTTCGCCAGTAGTTTTGGAGGGTATGGCTGAGTGACACATCCTGATTTCAAAGCAACATAGCAGATGCCGGAGCACCTGCTACTCGTACAGATTGCAGTTCTGCCACGATTACATCGCTGGCGGATGATGTGGATCGATGTGTTCCTTGTCGACTGCCTTTTTGGAGGCTGTGGGTCTGGACTTCGCCGCCCCATTTGGGTTCACCGAGTCACGCAGCTCCTTCGATGGCTTGAAGAAGGGAACTCGCTTAGCCGGAACATCGACCTTGGCCCCAGTCTTCGGGTTTCGGCCGGTTCGGGCATTACGTTGTCGGGTCCGGAAACTTCCGAATCCGCGAATCTCGATCTTGTCACCGGTTTTCAAAGCTCCGATGACAGCGTCGAAGAGGGTATCGACGATAACTTCCCCGTCACGGCGGGTCAGGTCTCCAAGAGCGGTCACTTTATCAACAAGGTCGGCTTTAGTCATAGTGGGTTCCTTTCGTACTGGGGGGAGGGCGATAGGGCCGGGTGAAAGCAATCCGTTGTTGTTGATTGTAGACGGGATGGAGGCTAAAAGGTTGTGCAAGAAGTCAAAAGAATGAACACATTGGGCATTGCCCCATAAGATGCAAAATCTGTCCGAAAGGTCAAAGGATCAACAAAAAGAGCCCCATTTTTTCGGGGCCCTGGTCGTGTTTTGGCAGTGGTTTGGCAAGGTAAATACTGAAGGACCGTACCTTACTTCCACATGAAGTAGAAACCCGGAGCATGGTTCAGCATCTGGCTCGGGTTCGGGAACAGGTCTTCGCCGTCGTCGGTAAGCAGTGCAAACAGCCCTCGTTTATTTTTTGCGGGTCGCACCACATTTGGTTCCCCGGAGATTCCGGCCTCCTTGGCCGTCTCCATCAGGGCTACACGGTAGCCGCCGACCTTATCGATGAGGCCCAGGGGAAGGGACTGCTGTCCTGTCCAAACCTGGCCGGTCGCGAGCGGTTTGATCTTGTCATCAGAGGTATGGCGACCCGTCGCGACATCGTGCACAAACTGCGTATACATGTTATCCACCAGCGACTGAAAGTAAGCCTCTTCCTTAGGCGTCAGATCGCGGCTCGGATCGCCGGCGTCCTTCAACTCTCCGGCATGGATGACCACATTCTTCAACTTGGCCCATCGCAGCAGGTCACCGTAGTTTGTCCACTCCATGATTACCCCAATTGATCCGACAACGGAGGCATCGTTCGCGTAGATCCTGTCGCAGGCGGTGGCGATGTAATAGGCCCCTGAAGCGCCCACCGACTCAATTGAGGCGACGACCTTCTTATGACTCTCCTGCCGCACCCGCAGGACCTCATGGTAAATCTCCTGCGAGGCAGCCGCGCCACCGCCCGGCGAGTTGATATGAAGAAGAATCGCCTTTACCGACGAGTCATCCCCAAACTTGCGCAGCTGACTGTCGATGATTTCAGGAGACAGGATCGCACCGGAGATGTCGATCACGGCAATGCTGTCCGAAGCTAATCCCAAGCCTGCCGAATTTCCGGTGACCGAACGCGCCGTGAACCAGACCATGAGCGTTACAAGGAGAAACACCGCGGCCAAGGAGCCGGCGATGATCCCGATGTAGAACCATGCCGAGCGTTGGCGCGGGGGCGGGAAGCCTTGACGTTGCGGATAAGGGTAAGGCGGAGTTTGAGTGTAGGGAAACGATGGCGGTGGTGGAGGCGGTGGAGGTGTTGAAAAGTCTTCCGGCATGCTGTGGAGTTTAGCAGGACCGCTGATCGCGGTGCATAGTCGAGGCTCGAGCACGGGCCGCGAAAAGAAATGTAGACAAAGTGAAAAATAGAGCCAATCAGGGCGGTTCATGCGTCAAACATTGCAGTATGATAAATCGCGACACCGTCCGTGTATCTCTCAGTAATCAGTAGAAGAAAGAAAGTCTGTCGATCGCTATGGCACATCCACAGTTGAGCATCGTAATCCCGGCATACAACGAGAGCGCTCGTATCGAGCATGCTCTGGATAAGGTGCT
This Tunturibacter gelidoferens DNA region includes the following protein-coding sequences:
- the sppA gene encoding signal peptide peptidase SppA translates to MPEDFSTPPPPPPPPSFPYTQTPPYPYPQRQGFPPPRQRSAWFYIGIIAGSLAAVFLLVTLMVWFTARSVTGNSAGLGLASDSIAVIDISGAILSPEIIDSQLRKFGDDSSVKAILLHINSPGGGAAASQEIYHEVLRVRQESHKKVVASIESVGASGAYYIATACDRIYANDASVVGSIGVIMEWTNYGDLLRWAKLKNVVIHAGELKDAGDPSRDLTPKEEAYFQSLVDNMYTQFVHDVATGRHTSDDKIKPLATGQVWTGQQSLPLGLIDKVGGYRVALMETAKEAGISGEPNVVRPAKNKRGLFALLTDDGEDLFPNPSQMLNHAPGFYFMWK
- a CDS encoding HU family DNA-binding protein, giving the protein MTKADLVDKVTALGDLTRRDGEVIVDTLFDAVIGALKTGDKIEIRGFGSFRTRQRNARTGRNPKTGAKVDVPAKRVPFFKPSKELRDSVNPNGAAKSRPTASKKAVDKEHIDPHHPPAM